A genomic region of Desulfatibacillum aliphaticivorans DSM 15576 contains the following coding sequences:
- a CDS encoding SLC13 family permease: MIFKNKYFQLCLALGLGIIVLLLPRPEGTTFKVIGDFDRLVLEQAAGDFELVSENAKEHSYNIKVVDAEKVGPEIGDYLRDIAANTKGDGPITVDYVDGLDPKGKRFLAILGVLIFLFVMEPIPLEITAIGIGVSLVLLGVADVKDAWAPYMHPVVVFIMCCLIFAIALDKAGLTKRLGYFVVKMAGTSVVKFTFIISIGLGIASSFMHDAAAVAVGIVTMLPLMKAAGIQPHSKTAKFMMLSLPFACSCGGMGSLIGGGRCMVAAAFLKEFTGIEISFLDWIIYCMPAAIITVPAAVMVVYMVYRPNPKYQLPQFDESLGPWSGREKITLIIIGLAFMAWLTKGLHGMDYSVTGMIAVGALVLMDILHWDDIHEHLEWGTALFIFGGGISLGLGMGYSGAAAYFANLFFPYVQGGGWLLLFIGVGVFGALVTNAMANVAAAALILPIVIPMAQLEGVDPRIMALCLGTATSFAMLLVIGCPPNAIAYSYKYFKASDLTKVGAVATPILLSILVLVAAVWWHILGLT; the protein is encoded by the coding sequence ATGATTTTCAAAAATAAGTATTTTCAATTGTGCCTGGCGCTTGGGTTGGGGATTATCGTCCTCTTATTGCCCAGACCGGAAGGCACGACTTTTAAAGTTATCGGCGATTTTGACCGCCTGGTGCTTGAGCAGGCGGCCGGCGACTTCGAACTGGTTTCGGAAAACGCAAAGGAGCATTCCTACAACATCAAGGTGGTCGACGCCGAAAAGGTCGGTCCGGAAATTGGCGATTACCTGAGGGACATTGCCGCCAATACAAAGGGGGACGGGCCCATCACCGTGGACTATGTGGATGGGTTGGATCCCAAGGGAAAACGGTTTCTGGCCATATTGGGAGTTTTGATATTCCTGTTTGTCATGGAACCCATACCCTTGGAAATCACGGCCATCGGCATCGGCGTTTCGCTTGTTCTTCTGGGAGTGGCGGACGTCAAAGACGCCTGGGCGCCGTATATGCACCCCGTGGTTGTCTTTATCATGTGCTGCCTCATATTCGCCATTGCCCTGGATAAGGCGGGGCTCACAAAGAGGTTAGGCTATTTTGTTGTGAAAATGGCTGGAACCAGCGTGGTGAAGTTCACCTTTATCATTTCCATTGGACTGGGAATAGCCTCTTCCTTTATGCACGACGCGGCGGCCGTGGCCGTGGGCATCGTCACCATGCTGCCTTTGATGAAAGCGGCCGGAATTCAGCCCCATTCCAAGACGGCCAAATTCATGATGCTTTCCCTGCCCTTTGCCTGTTCCTGCGGCGGCATGGGGTCGCTCATCGGCGGGGGGCGCTGCATGGTGGCGGCGGCGTTCTTAAAGGAATTCACAGGCATAGAAATCAGCTTTCTTGACTGGATCATTTACTGCATGCCCGCAGCCATAATTACAGTTCCTGCGGCTGTAATGGTTGTGTACATGGTGTACCGCCCCAACCCGAAATACCAGTTGCCCCAGTTCGACGAGTCTCTGGGTCCCTGGAGCGGCAGAGAAAAAATCACCCTGATAATCATTGGCCTTGCATTCATGGCGTGGCTCACCAAGGGACTGCACGGAATGGACTACTCCGTTACCGGTATGATCGCCGTGGGAGCATTGGTCCTGATGGATATTCTGCATTGGGACGACATTCATGAGCACCTGGAATGGGGAACCGCCTTATTCATCTTCGGCGGCGGAATCTCCCTGGGGCTGGGCATGGGTTACTCAGGCGCGGCGGCCTATTTCGCCAACCTGTTCTTCCCCTATGTGCAGGGAGGGGGCTGGCTGCTGCTGTTCATTGGCGTGGGCGTCTTCGGCGCTCTGGTAACCAACGCCATGGCCAACGTGGCCGCGGCCGCGTTGATCCTGCCCATCGTGATTCCCATGGCTCAGTTGGAAGGCGTGGACCCGCGGATCATGGCCCTGTGTTTGGGAACGGCCACCTCCTTCGCCATGCTGCTGGTGATCGGGTGTCCTCCCAACGCCATTGCCTACAGCTACAAATATTTTAAGGCATCGGACCTTACCAAGGTCGGCGCGGTGGCCACGCCGATCCTCCTGTCGATCCTGGTGCTGGTGGCTGCAGTCTGGTGGCATATTCTGGGTCTTACGTAA